A genomic segment from Xiphophorus maculatus strain JP 163 A chromosome 6, X_maculatus-5.0-male, whole genome shotgun sequence encodes:
- the LOC102237980 gene encoding ras-related protein Rab-3A-like: protein MASANATYGQKESSDQNFDYMFKILIIGNSSVGKTSFLFRYADDSFTPAFVSTVGIDFKVKTIYRNDKRIKLQIWDTAGQERYRTITTAYYRGAMGFILMYDITNEESFNAVQDWSTQIKTYSWDNAQVLLVGNKCDMEDERVVASDRGRQLSEQLGFEFFEASAKDNINVKQTFERLVDIICERMTETLDNNDPTVTGAKQGPQLNEQPQRSHQDCAC from the exons ATGGCGTCTGCAAATGCGACATATGGACAGAAGGAATCCTCGGACCAGAATTTTGATTACATGTTTAAAATCCTCATCATTGGGAACAGCAGTGTGGGAAAAACCTCCTTCCTCTTCCGCTATGCAGATGACTCGTTCACGCCGGCGTTTGTCAGCACGGTGGGAATCGACTTCAAGGTCAAGACCATCTATAGGAACGACAAAAGGATAAAACTACAGATCTGG GACACTGCTGGTCAGGAGCGCTATAGAACAATCACCACAGCCTACTACAGGGGAGCAATGGGCTTCATCCTCATGTACGACATCACCAATGAGGAGTCCTTTAATGCTGTGCAAGACTG GTCGACCCAGATCAAGACGTACTCATGGGACAACGCCCAGGTCCTCCTGGTGGGAAACAAGTGTGATATGGAGGATGAGCGGGTGGTGGCGTCTGACAGGGGGCGCCAGCTGTCAGAGCAACTTG GTTTTGAGTTCTTTGAAGCAAGCGCTAAAGACAACATCAACGTGAAGCAGACGTTCGAGCGACTGGTGGACATCATCTGTGAGAGGATGACAGAGACTCTGGACAACAACGACCCAACGGTCACCGGAGCCAAGCAGGGGCCACAGCTCAATGAGCAGCCCCAGAGGTCTCACCAAGATTGCGCTTGCTGA